The genomic segment TACGGCGTCCAAACCGTCGGAATAAATCCCTCCGGCCCGCCGGTCAAGGGCGAATAATCGAATGGGGGCGGAAGGCGCCTACCTCACTTGTACTTGAGGTAGGCGTAGCCCTTCTGCTGATAGCGGATGATCTCCGCCTCGGCCATGGGCACCAGCGTAACGAAGCCGTGGATGTCTCCGGGCTTGTAACCGTGGAAGCTGGCCGCTTGCTCGCACATGCGGAATTCAATGACCCCGTTCATGGTCAGGCTGTTCGCCCTTTTCATCAGGTCCTTGTGCTTTTGAAAATTCTCAATGGCGAAAAACGGGATCTCGTTGCCGTGCAGGACCAGCACCACCGAGGTGTCGAAGGGGTTGGCGCCATTGAGCTTGCTGATGTAGCTGGCGCGGTCGAGCACGGAGCTCAGGCGCTCGACGCTGTCCACGGCCACATCGAACACCACCTCCTGCCGGCTGTAGTCAATGTCCTTGGCCGAAGCCTTACCCCAGGGCGCCTGGGCGGACTCGGCGACGGCCGCTGCCGGAGCGGCCAGGGCGCCCGCGAGCAACAGCGCAAACAGCTTCCGGAACATGGCGTCCTCCGTGGTTGGATCCGATTGCGCAAGGAAAACTTGTCCGGACGCGGAAATCAACCATCCAGTCCGGAGCCGGCGGGAAGGATACCGGGATCGCCCGGACGTTGCGGGGTATCGCCACGGCTACTAGGGATGGGATAAGACCACCTGATCAGGAGGGAATCCCATGAAGGCAGCCATAAGCACCCTGCTGGGAAGCGCCGTGCTGGCGCTCACCGCCACGCCGGTACAGGCCGAGGAAGCCACCTTCAACAACCCGAGCCTGGTTCCCGAAGTCGCCATGAAGGCGGTCAAAGCGGCCGTGAA from the Thiohalorhabdus sp. Cl-TMA genome contains:
- a CDS encoding DsrE family protein, whose protein sequence is MFRKLFALLLAGALAAPAAAVAESAQAPWGKASAKDIDYSRQEVVFDVAVDSVERLSSVLDRASYISKLNGANPFDTSVVLVLHGNEIPFFAIENFQKHKDLMKRANSLTMNGVIEFRMCEQAASFHGYKPGDIHGFVTLVPMAEAEIIRYQQKGYAYLKYK